The Miscanthus floridulus cultivar M001 chromosome 7, ASM1932011v1, whole genome shotgun sequence genome includes a region encoding these proteins:
- the LOC136463744 gene encoding vesicle transport protein GOT1-like: MAYEISEIKKIGIGLVGFGILFSFLGVILFFDRGLLALGNIFFLTGVGLLIGWQSMWQLFTKKANLKGSVPFFFGLFLLFVRWPVAGMIMELYGSFVIFSGYGPPIQAFLYQIPIIGWILQYPFQLFGQLRRKRT; encoded by the exons ATGGCCTACGAGATTAGTGAAATCAAAA AGATTGGCATAGGTCTCGTGGGGTTTGGCATCCTATTCTCATTCCTTGGTGTTATCCTTTTCTTCGATAGGGGCTTGTTGGCTCTGGGTAAT ATTTTCTTTTTGACTGGAGTGGGTCTGTTAATCGGTTGGCAATCTATGTGGCAGCTTTTCACAAAGAAGGCAAACCTTAAG GGATCAGTACCTTTCTTCTTTGGTTTGTTTCTTCTGTTTGTCCGTTGGCCTGTTGCTGGTATGATCATGGAACTATATGGATCTTTTGTGATCTTCAG TGGTTATGGGCCTCCTATCCAGGCCTTCCTCTATCAAATACCAATCATTGGTTGGATTCTGCAGTACCCATTCCAg TTGTTTGGTCAGTTGAGGCGTAAGCGTACGTGA